DNA sequence from the Cupriavidus oxalaticus genome:
CGTGCCACCCGACGAATCGCCGCGCGTCTTCAGGCCACCGCCCTTCTTGCGGCTGCCTTCGTCCTGCCAGCCGGCCTTGACGACCTTACCCTTCTTGTCGGCCGTGGTGGCGGTGGTCGTGGCCGCCGGCTTCTTGTCGCCCGGCTTGGCTTCGGCCGCGGTGGCCGAAGCCGGCTTGACCGGCTTGTGCAGCGTGCCGGTCTGCTCGGCCTTCTTTTCCTCGGCCTTGCGCTCGGACGGCGCCTTCAGCACGCGGGCCGGCGCGTTCAGCATCTGCTGGATCGCACGGGCTTCGGCTTCGGCGGCCTCGCGGCGCTTGCGCGCGGCGATCTCCTGTTCGGCGCGGGCCTTGTCGGCGGCAGCCTTGGCTTCGTCCGCTGCCTTCTGCGCCTCGGCGCGTTCGGCGGCGACGCGGGCCTTCTCGTCCTCGGCCTTCTTGCGCGAGGAGTCCTCGGCGGCCTCGGTCACGGCGCGCGACGCGGCAACCTCTTCCTCCGCCTTCTTGGCGGCGAGCTCGGCCTGGCGGCGCTGTTCCGCTTCCAGGGCTTCCTGGCGGGCGCGGCGCTCGGCTTCCTCGCGCTCGGCGGCCTCGCGGGCGGCCTTGGCTTCGGCTTCCTGGCGCGCCAGCTGCTCGGCCTGGCGGCGTTCTTCCTCGTCGCGGCGTGCCTGTTCGGCAGCCTCGGCCGCGGCCGCCGCATGCGCTTCGGCGGCGTCCGCCGGGGCTTCAGGCTGGGCTTCGTCGCGCTTGATCAGCACGCGCTTCTTGCGCACCTCAACCTGGACGGTGCGAGTCTTGCCGGTGGCATCCGACTGGCGGATCTCCGAGGTCTCGCGCTTGGTCAGCGTAATCTTCTTGCGGGCGCTGTCATCGGCCTGGCCGTGCGAGCGCTTCAGATAGTCCAGCAGCCTGGTCTTATCCGATTCCGTGATGATGTCTTCTGGCGCAGCTTTGCCCACCCCAGCCGCCTGCAATTGTTCCAGCAGGGCAGCTGCGCTGCGACTCAGTTCTGCGGCCAGTTGGGCAACTGTTGTGCTTGCCATTCAAACCCTTTCAATGCTTGGTGTCTTCGTCGGGACAATCGTATGCGGAAAGCGCGTCCGGGCTGGTGTCGGCAGCCCGGGCGTGTCCCTCAGTTGAACCAATGTTCCCGTGCTTTCATGATCAGCGCCTTGGCTTCTTCCTCGGTGACGCCCGTCATCTCGACCAGTTCGTCGACGGCCAGTTCGGCCAGGTCGTCACGCGTGTGGATATCACCTTCGGCCAATTTGCCGATCAGTTCCGGGTTCAGGCCGTCGAGCGAGCGCAGATCCTGCGACACCTCTTCCACCTTTTCTTCCCGGGCCAGTTCCATCGTCAGGAGCGCATCACGCGCGCGGTTGCGCAGCTCGTTGACGGTGTCTTCGTCAAAGGCCTCGATCTCCATCATTTCACTGATGGGGACATAGGCCACTTCTTCCAGCGTGGAGAAGCCTTCCTCGATCAGGATGTCTGCCACTTCCTCATCCACGTCCAGCTTGGACATGAACAGCTTGCGCACGACATCGCTCTCTTCGGCCTGCTTCTGCGCCGATTCTTCCTGCGTCATGATGTTGATCTGCCAGCCGGTCAGCTCGGACGCCAGGCGTACGTTCTGGCCACTGCGGCCGATGGCGACGGCGAGGTTTTCCTCGTCGACCACCACGTCCATGCTGTGCTTCTCTTCATCGACCACGATCGACTGCACTTGCGCAGGTGCCAGCGCGCCGATCACAAACTGCGCCGGGTCTTCCGACCACAGCACGATATCCACGGCCTCGCCGCCGATCTCGTTGCGCACCGCGGTCACGCGCGTACCGCGCACGCCCACGCAGGTGCCGATCGGGTCGATGCGCTTGTCGTGCGCCACCACCGCGATCTTCGCACGCACGCCCGGATCGCGGGCGGCGGCCTTGATTTCCAGCAGACCCTGTTCCATTTCCGGCACTTCGTTTTCGAAGAGCTTGATCAGGAACTCAGGGGCAGTGCGCGACAGCTCGATCTGCGGGCCGCGCGCGGCGCGGTCCACGTTCAGGATATAGGCACGCACACGGTCGCCGGTGCGCAGGTTTTCCTTCGGGATGATCTGGTCGCGGGCCAGCAGCGCTTCCACGCGGCCGGATTCCACGATCAGGCCCTTCTTGTCCGCGCGCTTGACCGTGCCGGTCATGATCTTCTCGCCGCGATCGAGGTAGTCGTTCAGGATCTGCTCGCGCTCGGCGTCGCGGATGCGCTGCAGGATCACCTGCTTGGCCGCCTGCGCGCCGATACGGCCGAACTCGACCGACTCGATCTGCTGCTCGATGTAGTCGCCAAGCTCAAGGCTGGGGTTCTCATCGCGGGCTTCGAACAGCAGGATCTGCTTGTCCGGCTCCTGCAGGCCCTGTTCATCGGGAACGACCAGCCAGCGGC
Encoded proteins:
- the nusA gene encoding transcription termination factor NusA, with translation MSREVLLLVDALAREKNVDKDVVFGALEAALASATKKRFEEDVDIRVAIDRESGEHETFRRWLVVPDEQGLQEPDKQILLFEARDENPSLELGDYIEQQIESVEFGRIGAQAAKQVILQRIRDAEREQILNDYLDRGEKIMTGTVKRADKKGLIVESGRVEALLARDQIIPKENLRTGDRVRAYILNVDRAARGPQIELSRTAPEFLIKLFENEVPEMEQGLLEIKAAARDPGVRAKIAVVAHDKRIDPIGTCVGVRGTRVTAVRNEIGGEAVDIVLWSEDPAQFVIGALAPAQVQSIVVDEEKHSMDVVVDEENLAVAIGRSGQNVRLASELTGWQINIMTQEESAQKQAEESDVVRKLFMSKLDVDEEVADILIEEGFSTLEEVAYVPISEMMEIEAFDEDTVNELRNRARDALLTMELAREEKVEEVSQDLRSLDGLNPELIGKLAEGDIHTRDDLAELAVDELVEMTGVTEEEAKALIMKAREHWFN